A single window of Bombyx mori chromosome 17, ASM3026992v2 DNA harbors:
- the LOC101738241 gene encoding E3 ubiquitin-protein ligase ZNF598, protein MSEAQANENTCVVCFKNVLYYSIGECDHPVCFECSTRMRVLCLQNECPICRKDLLRVVFTDSIHPYKELGNREYPDRLFERQYKIVFCSEDIKNAYENLLENRCKICDKIPPFRNFSLLNDHMRRVHERFFCDLCVNHLKIFTNERRCYTRQELAHHRRKGDLDDTSHRGHPLCEFCEKRFMDPDELYRHLRKEHLYCHLCDADGKNFYYASHSALAQHFRKDHYLCEEGECAGQHLTAVFRSEIDLKAHIATTHGRGMPRGAARQARTLELQFNITPHPVVTQRTPRDRGAPETPAPPSPPPVSVARLDTHSDQDFPRLSAAPPAQNLVLGAPLRNFTGGDRLTRNDKNFPALDGAGPSRAAPRPAAPATVAATILRNSKPSVSIQLHSQPASASNFRLTQTSGNRISIPPQQKKPTLDDDDFPSLSMGRDDHPNIGASSVQPPKVTMINSQEMQALKNNQTQSQPKKSQRSTEAFPALSATAHSPAAPPQWITVSKGKDKPRARAEPAPPPREQPAFNQVADFPTLPLNKSKSKPKNVIVIPQATPRPQPQHQQQPAEAKLTKKEKKKQNIKKENIAEIPLVNGLDKKYAKDPSFTEVNSNVERSVERDKKIKTIETTSSVTVNSDRNTGNGDFALAPTEYPPLNPKGNKETKDYPPLQTRAENVAFNRRVTNGSVPPGFKPRPACNGMTFTNSAGQTFSAPVHKYIPPPEFESRNRVLVKKFAVALGGAEAVESFKVASRAFRDSIISADEFYEHCRSALGSQLESVFPELVALLPDIGKQQELVVGKNVSELEVCATCGQLLSPGDRIAHDTAHWPPLAPR, encoded by the exons ATGTCTGAGGCTCAGGCGAACGAGAATACTTGCGTAGTTTGTTTCAAGAACGTTTTGTACTACTCAATTGGCGAGTGTGACCATCCCGTATGTTTCGAGTGCTCTACTCGGATGCGGGTGCTCTGTCTTCAGAATGAGTGTCCTATATGTCGTAAAGATCTATTGAGG GTTGTATTTACTGATTCTATTCATCCCTACAAAGAGCTTGGGAACAGGGAATACCCTGATAGACTGTTTGAAAGACAATACAAAATTGTATTCTGTTCTGAAGACATAAAAAATGCATATGAAAACTTATTGGAGAATCGGTGTAAAATCTGTGATAAGATACCACCGTTCCGCAACTTTAGTTTGCTGAATGATCACATGAGAAGGGTTCATGAAAGGTTTTTTTGTGACCTTTGCGTTAATCATTTGAAG ATTTTTACCAATGAAAGAAGGTGTTATACACGACAAGAACTGGCACATCATCGACGTAAAGGTGACCTTGATGATACCTCACACAG GGGCCATCCACTTTGTGAATTCTGTGAGAAACGATTCATGGATCCTGATGAGTTGTACCGTCACTTGCGCAAGGAGCACTTGTACTGTCATTTGTGTGATGCCGATGGAAAGAATTTCTATTATGCTTCACACTCCGCGCTTGCTCAACATTTCCGCAAGGATCACTACTTATGTGAAGAGGGCGAGTGTGCCGGACAACATTTAACTGCAGTGTTTAGGAGTGAAATTGATCTCAAAG CCCATATAGCAACCACCCATGGGCGTGGTATGCCCAGAGGGGCTGCGAGACAAGCCCGAACACTCGAATTGCAGTTCAATATCACACCACATCCTGTCGTCACTCAGAGAACACCCCG GGACCGTGGGGCACCGGAGACTCCGGCTCCGCCCAGCCCTCCGCCGGTGAGCGTGGCGAGACTGGACACCCACAGCGACCAAGATTTCCCGCGCCTCAGCGCCGCGCCGCCCGCCCAAAACCTCGTGCTAGGCGCCCCGCTCAGGAACTTTACCG GTGGAGATAGATTGACGCGCAATGACAAGAATTTCCCGGCGCTGGACGGAGCGGGCCCCTcccgcgccgcgccgcgccccgccgcgCCCGCCACAGTCGCCGCCACCATCCTCAGGAATT CTAAGCCTAGCGTTTCGATTCAACTACACAGCCAACCCGCAAGCGCTAGTAATTTTAGGTTGACCCAGACCAGCGGAAACCGCATCTCAATACCACCACAGCAGAAGAAGCCAACTCTCGACGATGACGATTTCCCTTCCCTTAGTATGGGGAGAGACGACCATCCCAACATCGGAGCTAGTAGTGTGCAACCTCCGAAG GTCACCATGATCAATAGTCAAGAAATGCAAGCGTTAAAAAATAACCAAACCCAGTCGCAACCAAAGAAGTCCCAGCGGAGTACGGAGGCGTTCCCTGCGCTGTCCGCCACCGCCCACTCCCCCGCCGCACCCCCGCAGTGGATCACCGTTTCCAAAGGAAAGGACAAGCCACGCGCCCGCGCCGAACCCGCGCCCCCGCCCCGGGAACAACCCGCCTTCAACCAGGTCGCAGACTTCCCCACTCTACCGCTCAACAAATCGAAATCGAAACCTAAGAACGTCATCGTTATTCCTCAAGCGACCCCCCGCCCTCAACCGCAGCATCAACAGCAGCCGGCGGAGGCTAAACTGACCAAAAAGGAGAAAAAGAAGCAAAAcatcaaaaaagaaaatattgctGAGATACCACTCGTGAACGGCCTCGATAAGAAGTACGCGAAAGATCCCTCCTTTACCGAGGTGAACTCGAACGTCGAACGCAGCGtggaacgtgataaaaaaatcaaaacaatcgAGACCACTTCGAGTGTCACCGTCAATTCGGATCGGAATACCGGAAATGGAGATTTTGCCCTAGCTCCCACAGAGTATCCTCCTCTAAATCCCAAAGGCAATAAGGAAACCAAAGACTATCCTCCGCTGCAAACACGGGCCGAAAACGTTGCATTCAATAGAAGGGTGACGAATGGCAGCGTCCCTCCCGGGTTCAAACCGCGTCCGGCGTGCAACGGCATGACGTTCACTAACTCAGCGGGGCAGACCTTCTCGGCGCCCGTTCACAAATATATTCCGCCCCCGGAATTCGAGTCGCGTAACCgagttttagtaaaaaaattcgCTGTCGCACTGGGCGGGGCGGAGGCCGTGGAAAGCTTCAAAGTGGCATCGCGGGCATTCCGCGATAGTATCATCAGCGCCGATGAGTTTTATGAACACTGTCGGTCCGCTCTCGGGTCCCAGCTCGAGTCCGTGTTCCCGGAGCTCGTGGCTCTGCTACCGGACATCGGCAAGCAACAGGAGTTAGTGGTCGGTAAAAATGTGAGTGAACTTGAAGTGTGTGCGACGTGTGGCCAGCTGCTGTCGCCCGGGGACCGCATCGCGCACGACACGGCGCACTGGCCGCCCCTCGCGCCACGCTAA